The following are encoded in a window of Candidatus Binataceae bacterium genomic DNA:
- a CDS encoding DUF1634 domain-containing protein: MKAQDEDRILCVWTPVILRTVLAAAGIVLIAGLIAISLTRGQYFMHFRAVQHNAGVKDYLTFGHLMMRALQGNTRSIMTRGLMSLTLVPLVRVAFCLLFFIKTRNRASWFSPGTWWPAYCWAYQVNYGENSG, encoded by the coding sequence ATGAAGGCACAAGACGAAGATCGGATCCTGTGCGTGTGGACGCCCGTAATCCTGCGCACGGTGCTGGCGGCGGCCGGGATTGTGCTGATCGCGGGCCTAATCGCAATCAGCCTGACGCGGGGCCAATATTTCATGCATTTCCGGGCCGTGCAGCACAACGCTGGCGTAAAGGACTACCTGACATTCGGGCACCTGATGATGCGCGCGTTGCAAGGCAACACACGCTCAATCATGACCCGAGGGCTGATGAGCCTAACGCTGGTGCCGCTGGTGCGCGTCGCCTTCTGCCTGCTTTTCTTCATCAAGACCCGCAACAGGGCTTCGTGGTTTTCACCGGGTACTTGGTGGCCGGCGTACTGCTGGGCGTATCAGGTGAACTATGGTGAGAATTCTGGTTAA